One Falsihalocynthiibacter arcticus DNA segment encodes these proteins:
- a CDS encoding substrate-binding protein — protein sequence MSNLLTRRGLLKTSAIAGAGLAVPTIFTASSAAAYTNAPDGSGVTLGFNVPQTGAYADEGADELRAYHLAVEHLNGGGDGGMLSTFSSKTLDGTGILGNKVNFVTGDTQTKSDAARASAKSMIEKDGAVMITGGSSSGVAVAVQGLCQEAGVIFMAGLTHSNDTTGKDKKANGFRHFFNAYMSAAALAPVLAKLYGTDRNVYSLTADYTWGWTQQESIQAATEAMGWTTINDVRTPLAATDFSSYIAPVLNSGADVLVLNHYGGNMVNSLTNAVQFGLRDKMVNGKNFEIVVPLYSELMAKGAGANIAGIVGSQNWDWKLENQMGARYTGTNAFVQSFGAKYGFPPSQAAQTCYAQTLLYADAAQRAGTFNPCGIVEALEGFEFDGLGNGPTLYRAADHQCFKDVVVVRGKENPENEFDLVEIVEVTPTEQVTYAPDNPMFAGGALGQCNPGA from the coding sequence ATGTCCAATTTACTCACTCGTCGTGGTTTACTTAAAACCAGTGCCATCGCTGGCGCTGGTCTTGCTGTTCCCACGATTTTCACAGCGTCGTCCGCAGCGGCCTATACCAATGCCCCTGACGGCAGTGGCGTAACGCTTGGTTTTAACGTACCCCAAACTGGCGCTTATGCCGACGAGGGTGCTGACGAACTTCGCGCCTACCATCTCGCTGTTGAACACCTGAACGGTGGCGGCGACGGCGGCATGCTGAGTACCTTTAGCTCCAAGACTTTGGATGGCACAGGTATTCTGGGTAACAAAGTTAATTTCGTAACGGGAGATACACAAACCAAATCCGATGCGGCGCGCGCTTCTGCGAAATCGATGATCGAAAAAGACGGCGCAGTGATGATCACTGGCGGATCGTCTTCGGGCGTGGCTGTTGCAGTTCAAGGCCTATGTCAAGAAGCTGGCGTTATCTTTATGGCGGGCTTGACCCACTCGAATGATACGACTGGCAAAGACAAAAAGGCCAATGGCTTCCGTCACTTCTTCAACGCCTATATGTCGGCAGCGGCTCTAGCTCCGGTTCTTGCCAAGCTTTATGGCACAGATCGTAATGTCTACAGCCTTACTGCTGACTATACATGGGGTTGGACACAGCAAGAATCGATCCAAGCGGCGACTGAAGCGATGGGTTGGACCACGATCAATGACGTTCGCACACCACTTGCTGCGACCGACTTTAGCTCGTACATCGCCCCGGTTCTGAATTCCGGCGCCGATGTTCTGGTCCTGAACCACTACGGCGGAAACATGGTCAACTCGCTGACCAACGCTGTGCAGTTTGGCCTGCGTGACAAGATGGTCAACGGCAAGAATTTCGAGATTGTCGTGCCACTGTATTCCGAGCTTATGGCCAAAGGCGCAGGCGCCAATATTGCCGGTATCGTTGGTTCTCAGAACTGGGACTGGAAACTGGAGAACCAGATGGGTGCTCGCTATACTGGCACCAACGCGTTCGTTCAGTCCTTCGGCGCCAAATACGGATTCCCGCCGTCACAGGCAGCGCAGACCTGCTATGCACAGACCTTGCTCTATGCAGATGCGGCACAACGTGCGGGTACTTTCAACCCATGCGGTATCGTCGAAGCTCTCGAAGGCTTTGAGTTTGACGGTCTGGGCAACGGCCCAACACTCTACCGTGCTGCTGACCACCAGTGCTTCAAGGACGTTGTCGTTGTGCGCGGAAAAGAGAACCCAGAGAATGAGTTCGATTTGGTGGAAATCGTCGAGGTTACACCAACCGAGCAAGTTACCTATGCGCCGGATAACCCAATGTTTGCGGGGGGTGCTTTGGGTCAATGTAACCCAGGCGCTTAA
- a CDS encoding branched-chain amino acid ABC transporter permease, which translates to MDTLLLQILNGLDKGSAYALIALGLTLIFGTLGVVNFAHGALFMLGSFCAVTFSRLLSLSSVKLDETKLDFLGNPTEIKTPYVEAWFGPETGAAIIDWAVPLSLLLAIPFMILVGFVMERGLIKHFYKRPHADQILVTFGLAIVLQEIIKAIFGANPIPTPAPDIFKGSFDFGLALGMDANKIIYPYWRMVYFSFSLVVIGAVFSFLQFTTFGMVVRAGMADRETVGLLGIDIDKRFTFMFGIAAAVAGVAGAMYTPINSPNYHMGMDFLVLSFVVVVVGGMGSLPGAVLAGFMLGILESFASMNWIKDIIPGIDQIIIYLVAIIILLTRPRGLMGRKGVMEE; encoded by the coding sequence ATGGACACGCTCCTTCTTCAAATTTTGAATGGGTTGGACAAAGGATCCGCTTATGCGCTGATCGCTTTGGGTCTAACTCTAATTTTCGGCACGTTGGGGGTGGTCAATTTTGCCCACGGTGCGCTGTTCATGCTTGGCTCATTTTGTGCCGTCACCTTTAGCAGACTCCTAAGTTTGTCATCCGTCAAGTTGGACGAGACAAAATTGGATTTTCTCGGCAATCCCACCGAAATTAAGACCCCTTATGTTGAAGCATGGTTCGGCCCCGAAACGGGTGCAGCCATCATCGACTGGGCGGTCCCACTTTCCCTCCTCCTTGCAATACCTTTCATGATCCTTGTCGGCTTCGTTATGGAGCGCGGGTTGATCAAACATTTCTACAAACGCCCCCACGCAGACCAAATCCTCGTGACCTTCGGGTTGGCGATTGTTCTTCAAGAAATCATTAAAGCTATCTTTGGCGCAAACCCCATTCCCACACCGGCCCCTGATATCTTTAAAGGTTCATTCGACTTTGGTTTGGCCCTCGGGATGGATGCGAATAAAATCATCTACCCCTACTGGCGCATGGTTTACTTCAGCTTTTCTCTCGTCGTGATTGGTGCAGTTTTTAGCTTCCTGCAGTTCACCACCTTCGGGATGGTTGTGCGCGCCGGAATGGCTGACCGCGAAACAGTCGGCCTCCTCGGCATCGACATCGACAAACGCTTTACGTTTATGTTCGGGATTGCGGCCGCCGTCGCGGGGGTTGCTGGTGCGATGTATACGCCAATCAACTCGCCCAACTACCATATGGGGATGGACTTCCTCGTGCTCAGCTTTGTTGTGGTGGTTGTTGGCGGTATGGGCAGTCTGCCCGGTGCCGTGCTTGCGGGCTTCATGCTTGGGATACTTGAGAGCTTTGCTTCCATGAATTGGATCAAAGACATCATCCCTGGAATTGACCAGATCATCATCTATCTGGTTGCAATTATCATTCTGCTCACCCGTCCTCGCGGACTTATGGGCCGCAAAGGTGTGATGGAGGAATAA
- a CDS encoding branched-chain amino acid ABC transporter permease → MLGLNKKDTKFLLIVIALTMLTPFLTQPFAENSGLAQFNAGYPDLMQRFAIYGIFAIGFNILFGLTGYLSFGHAAFLGVGSYSAVWMMKLLTVNVIPGIILAIVVSGLFALVIGYVSLRRSGIYFSILTLALAQMSFNLAYSVLTPITNGETGLQLALDDPRILMAKNTSGSLPTTNLFGLSMNSSAKWEVLGHVFTFNVGYYFCGVIAVIAFYISLRIFRSPFGLMLRAVKTNQTRMSYTGLNARPYTLAAFVISGMYAGLAGGLLASMDPLAGAERMQWTASGEVVIMTILGGAGTLMGPVLGAGFIKYFENIFSKINDTVLHGWFNFLPDGLENLLVTLIHPFVGKGWHLTLGALFMLVVIFLPGGLMEGGQRITKWIKNKRSGGGDPNSNKTHAPKPTPHVAE, encoded by the coding sequence ATGCTAGGTCTCAACAAAAAAGACACCAAATTTCTGCTGATCGTGATCGCTTTGACCATGCTGACGCCGTTTCTCACGCAACCTTTCGCCGAAAACTCGGGCCTTGCTCAGTTCAACGCGGGCTACCCTGATCTCATGCAACGCTTTGCGATCTATGGTATTTTTGCGATCGGGTTTAACATCCTCTTTGGTCTTACGGGATACCTCTCCTTTGGGCATGCGGCCTTTCTGGGCGTGGGCTCCTACTCCGCGGTCTGGATGATGAAACTCCTCACCGTAAACGTCATTCCCGGAATTATCTTGGCGATTGTTGTTTCGGGCCTCTTTGCTCTTGTGATCGGATATGTGTCTCTGCGCCGGTCTGGGATCTACTTCTCAATCCTCACCCTTGCCTTGGCACAGATGAGCTTCAATCTCGCCTATTCGGTGCTTACACCCATCACAAACGGGGAAACTGGTTTGCAATTGGCGCTCGACGACCCTCGAATCCTTATGGCGAAAAATACCTCGGGGTCGCTTCCAACGACCAATCTCTTTGGCCTTTCGATGAACAGTTCCGCCAAATGGGAAGTCCTTGGACACGTGTTCACCTTCAACGTTGGCTACTACTTCTGTGGCGTGATTGCAGTGATTGCCTTCTACATCAGCCTGCGCATCTTCCGCTCCCCTTTTGGGCTGATGCTGCGCGCGGTTAAAACCAACCAAACACGCATGAGCTATACTGGTTTGAATGCGCGTCCCTACACTTTGGCCGCTTTCGTGATCTCGGGTATGTACGCAGGTTTGGCGGGTGGTTTACTGGCCTCGATGGATCCCCTCGCGGGCGCCGAACGAATGCAATGGACCGCTTCTGGCGAGGTTGTCATCATGACCATTCTCGGCGGTGCAGGTACATTGATGGGCCCTGTCCTTGGGGCTGGCTTCATCAAGTATTTCGAGAACATCTTCTCAAAAATCAACGATACGGTTTTGCACGGTTGGTTTAATTTCCTACCTGATGGTCTGGAAAACCTCCTTGTGACGCTGATCCACCCCTTCGTTGGCAAAGGCTGGCACCTGACCCTTGGCGCGCTCTTTATGCTCGTCGTGATCTTCCTGCCAGGAGGCCTGATGGAAGGCGGACAACGCATCACGAAATGGATTAAAAACAAGCGCAGTGGCGGGGGGGATCCAAACTCTAACAAAACGCATGCCCCGAAACCCACTCCTCACGTGGCCGAATAA
- a CDS encoding ABC transporter ATP-binding protein, which translates to MGILEVKNVGKRFGGLQALGDVNLSIAENTVHAIIGPNGAGKSTLLNVLVGKLIPDTGSVMFDGQSVLGRKPHEINQMGISRVFQTPEIFADLTVLENVLIPCFAKRDGSYRLHALETVENEVDINEQAEKMLLDVNMQDKLHMTASSLSRGDKRRLEMAMCLVQEPRLLLLDEPTAGMARADTNNTIDLLKEIKDSRDITMAIIEHDMHVVFSLAERITVLAQGTPLVEDTPENIKGHPKVKEAYLGETQE; encoded by the coding sequence ATGGGTATTCTAGAAGTAAAAAACGTCGGCAAGCGGTTTGGGGGGCTCCAGGCACTCGGAGACGTCAACCTCAGCATTGCTGAAAACACCGTTCATGCAATTATCGGCCCAAACGGGGCCGGTAAATCCACCCTCCTCAACGTTTTGGTTGGCAAACTCATTCCCGATACGGGTTCAGTGATGTTCGACGGCCAATCTGTTTTGGGGCGTAAGCCGCATGAAATCAATCAGATGGGCATTTCCCGTGTGTTCCAAACACCCGAGATTTTTGCCGACCTCACGGTTTTGGAAAACGTTCTGATCCCCTGCTTTGCAAAACGTGACGGGTCCTACCGCTTGCACGCATTGGAAACCGTTGAAAACGAAGTGGACATCAACGAGCAAGCAGAAAAAATGTTGCTCGATGTGAATATGCAAGACAAACTGCACATGACAGCAAGCTCCCTCTCTCGCGGGGATAAGCGACGCCTTGAGATGGCCATGTGCTTGGTCCAAGAACCGCGCCTGTTGCTGTTAGACGAACCAACGGCTGGCATGGCGCGCGCCGATACCAATAATACCATCGACCTGCTCAAGGAAATCAAAGATAGCCGCGACATTACTATGGCCATCATTGAGCACGACATGCATGTGGTCTTCTCGCTCGCGGAACGCATCACCGTTCTCGCCCAAGGCACTCCATTGGTCGAAGACACCCCCGAAAACATCAAGGGTCACCCCAAGGTAAAAGAAGCTTACCTCGGCGAAACTCAGGAATAG
- a CDS encoding ABC transporter ATP-binding protein — MALAKNANHAATAPAFFSVWDLHAYYGESYIVQGVSFNVHEGEILALLGRNGAGKTSTLRALARLDDPMLTHGEIWLDHQNLHKMKAHEASRAGLALVPEDRRIIQGLTVEENLQLAQIAEPIGWSLERLYELFPRLGERRKQEGVTLSGGEQQMLAIARALARDIKVLLLDEPYEGLAPVIVDEIEKTLNIIKAQGITTVIVEQNAIRALKLADRAVILDTGTVVFDGLADEVLNNEKLRAEYLAI, encoded by the coding sequence ATGGCTCTCGCGAAAAACGCAAACCACGCCGCCACGGCTCCGGCCTTTTTCTCCGTCTGGGATTTACATGCTTACTATGGCGAGAGCTACATCGTCCAAGGGGTGAGTTTTAACGTGCATGAAGGCGAAATCCTTGCCCTTCTCGGCCGCAATGGTGCGGGTAAAACCTCAACCTTACGGGCTCTGGCACGTCTCGATGATCCGATGCTTACCCATGGTGAAATCTGGCTCGACCATCAAAATTTGCATAAAATGAAGGCGCATGAAGCGTCGCGTGCAGGCTTGGCCCTAGTTCCCGAGGATCGCCGTATTATTCAAGGTCTTACGGTTGAAGAGAATCTGCAACTTGCGCAGATTGCCGAGCCTATTGGTTGGTCGCTTGAGCGCCTCTATGAGTTGTTCCCGCGCCTCGGCGAACGTCGCAAGCAGGAAGGCGTCACGCTTTCGGGCGGTGAGCAACAAATGCTCGCCATCGCCCGCGCCCTTGCCCGCGATATCAAGGTTTTGTTGCTAGATGAGCCCTATGAAGGACTTGCGCCTGTCATCGTTGACGAGATTGAGAAAACCCTCAACATCATCAAAGCGCAAGGCATCACCACCGTGATCGTTGAACAAAATGCCATTCGTGCGCTAAAACTTGCAGATCGTGCGGTCATTTTAGATACGGGAACAGTCGTTTTTGACGGCCTTGCCGACGAGGTCCTAAACAACGAGAAATTGCGCGCGGAATACCTCGCTATCTAA
- the acs gene encoding acetate--CoA ligase: protein MSDKTYAPSAAFSVAAHADKATYEKMYAESIADPDAFWGEHGKRIDWIKPYTEVSNTNFELGSVNINWYADGTLNVAANCIDRHLATRGDQTAIIFEPDSPDAPAQHITYKQLHENVCRLANVFKSQGVTKGDRVVLYMPMIPEAAYAMLACARIGAVHSIVFAGFSPDALANRINGSAAKLVITADEAPRGGRNTALKSNADAALLHCNDKVKCLVVKHTGGQTTWTEGRDIDVKAEMATASADCAPEEMNAEDPLFVLYTSGSTGQPKGVVHSSGGYLVYAAMTHQYTFDYHDGDVFWCTADVGWVTGHSYIIYGPLANGATTVMFEGVPTYPDAGRFWAICEKHKVNQFYTAPTAIRALMAHGNAPVEKYDLSSLKLLGTVGEPINPEAWNWYNDVVGKGKCPIVDTWWQTETGGHLLTPLPGATATKPGSATLPFFGIAPVVLDATSGEEIHETEAEGVLCFKTSWPGQMRTVFGDHERFEKTYFSDYKGYYFAGDGCRRDADGYYWITGRVDDVINVSGHRMGTAEVESALVAHAHVAEAAVVGFPHPIKGQGIYAYVTLMNGIEPTDELRKDLEKWVRTEIGPIAKPDIIQWAPGLPKTRSGKIMRRILRKIAEDDYGSLGDTSTLADPGVVDELISTRIELK from the coding sequence ATGAGTGATAAAACATACGCACCCAGCGCCGCATTTTCTGTAGCGGCCCACGCAGACAAAGCCACTTACGAAAAAATGTATGCCGAGTCGATCGCGGACCCCGATGCGTTTTGGGGCGAGCACGGCAAGCGGATTGACTGGATCAAGCCCTATACCGAAGTTTCCAACACGAATTTTGAACTCGGAAGTGTGAACATCAATTGGTACGCCGACGGCACGCTGAATGTGGCCGCCAATTGTATCGACCGCCACCTTGCAACACGCGGCGACCAAACGGCGATTATTTTTGAACCCGACAGTCCCGATGCACCCGCGCAACACATCACCTACAAGCAGCTGCACGAAAACGTCTGTCGCCTCGCGAATGTGTTTAAATCTCAAGGCGTAACCAAGGGCGATCGCGTTGTCCTTTATATGCCTATGATCCCAGAGGCCGCCTACGCGATGTTGGCCTGCGCACGTATCGGCGCGGTACACTCGATTGTTTTTGCTGGATTTTCACCGGATGCGCTTGCCAATCGCATTAACGGCAGCGCGGCGAAGCTCGTCATAACAGCCGACGAGGCCCCGCGCGGCGGACGCAATACAGCCCTTAAATCAAATGCAGATGCGGCACTTTTGCACTGTAACGACAAAGTAAAATGCTTGGTGGTAAAACACACGGGCGGCCAAACCACTTGGACGGAAGGCCGCGACATCGACGTTAAAGCGGAAATGGCTACCGCGAGCGCCGACTGCGCCCCCGAAGAAATGAATGCCGAAGATCCGCTGTTTGTGCTCTACACGTCCGGCTCCACTGGCCAACCCAAGGGCGTTGTCCACTCCTCCGGTGGATACCTCGTCTACGCCGCGATGACACACCAATACACTTTCGATTACCATGACGGCGACGTTTTTTGGTGCACCGCGGATGTCGGTTGGGTGACAGGGCACAGCTACATCATCTACGGTCCCCTCGCGAACGGCGCGACAACCGTAATGTTTGAGGGTGTACCGACTTACCCTGACGCTGGACGCTTCTGGGCTATCTGTGAAAAGCACAAGGTTAACCAATTCTATACCGCTCCAACCGCCATTCGTGCGCTCATGGCACACGGGAATGCGCCCGTCGAAAAATATGACCTTTCCAGCCTCAAACTCCTTGGAACAGTGGGCGAACCCATCAATCCGGAAGCTTGGAATTGGTACAACGACGTGGTCGGAAAGGGCAAATGCCCCATCGTTGACACATGGTGGCAAACCGAAACCGGCGGTCACCTTCTGACCCCCCTCCCCGGTGCAACTGCTACGAAACCTGGCTCCGCCACCCTGCCTTTCTTTGGCATCGCCCCTGTCGTACTTGACGCGACCTCGGGCGAAGAAATCCATGAGACCGAGGCCGAAGGGGTTTTGTGCTTCAAAACCAGCTGGCCCGGTCAAATGCGCACAGTTTTCGGCGACCACGAGCGGTTCGAGAAGACATATTTTTCCGATTACAAAGGGTATTATTTTGCGGGCGATGGCTGTCGCCGCGATGCGGACGGATATTACTGGATCACTGGTCGCGTTGATGATGTGATCAATGTTTCGGGCCACCGCATGGGTACTGCCGAAGTCGAAAGCGCACTGGTGGCCCATGCCCATGTCGCCGAAGCGGCGGTTGTTGGCTTCCCGCACCCCATTAAAGGCCAAGGCATTTACGCCTATGTCACCTTGATGAACGGTATTGAGCCAACGGATGAACTCCGCAAAGATCTTGAAAAATGGGTCCGTACGGAAATTGGCCCGATTGCCAAACCCGATATCATCCAATGGGCCCCGGGATTGCCAAAAACGCGTTCTGGAAAAATCATGCGCCGTATTTTGCGCAAAATCGCCGAAGATGACTATGGCTCCTTGGGCGATACGTCGACGCTGGCGGACCCAGGTGTCGTAGATGAACTTATCTCGACCCGTATCGAGCTAAAGTAA